In Ailuropoda melanoleuca isolate Jingjing chromosome 11, ASM200744v2, whole genome shotgun sequence, a genomic segment contains:
- the CISD2 gene encoding LOW QUALITY PROTEIN: CDGSH iron-sulfur domain-containing protein 2 (The sequence of the model RefSeq protein was modified relative to this genomic sequence to represent the inferred CDS: inserted 2 bases in 1 codon): MSICNIVFKIPSLPKNKKQNPTIQDFTVSEWLRLLPFLGVLALLGYLAIRPFLPKKKQQKDSLINLKIQKENPKVVNEINIEDLCLTKAAYCXCWRSKTFPACDGSHNKHNELTGDNVGPLILKKKEV, translated from the exons ATGAGTATATGTAACATTGTTTTTAAGATCCCTTctttaccaaaaaacaaaaaacaaaaccccacaattCAGGATTTCACAG TTTCAGAATGGCTTCGGTTACTGCCTTTCCTCGGTGTACTTGCACTACTTGGCTACCTTGCAATTCGTCCATTCCTCCcgaagaaaaaacaacagaaggaTAGCTTGAttaatcttaaaatacaaaaggaaaatccCAAAGTGGTGAATGAAATAAACATTGAAGATCTGTGTCTCACTAAAGCAGCTTACTG ATGTTGGCGTTCTAAGACG tttcctgCCTGTGATGGTTCACATAATAAACACAATGAATTGACAGGAGATAATGTGGGTCCACTaatactgaagaagaaagaagtataA